A DNA window from Anastrepha obliqua isolate idAnaObli1 chromosome 5, idAnaObli1_1.0, whole genome shotgun sequence contains the following coding sequences:
- the LOC129248619 gene encoding cytochrome c oxidase subunit 6C-1, which produces MASAPATVSAAKPVLRGLHNATIKKNLTVAIALTTVVTVGWYFLVNKPKKDAYGEFYKKYDAQKSFERMKANGRFQGC; this is translated from the exons aTGGCGAGTGCTCCCGCAACTGTAAGTGCTGCAAAGCCTGTTCTTCGTGGTTTGCATAATGCTACCATCAAAAAGAACCTAACCGTTGCTATCGCATTGACTACAGTTGTAACAGTAGGCTGGTATTTTCTtgtgaacaaacccaaaaaaGATGCTTATGGCGAATTTTACAA AAAATATGATGCACAGAAATCGTTTGAACGTATGAAGGCGAACGGTCGTTTCCAAGGATGTTAG